The following proteins come from a genomic window of Gimesia chilikensis:
- a CDS encoding DUF1553 domain-containing protein has product MNYLAYVKRSLCLLSLTLALPLAANLSFADKQNGGTSTPSSYRELILADQPALYWDFTKPASEGGYVSVTADDKQSKPLSALVRGQAPQAAAGPRPSEFPLFDKQNQSARFKAGDGFLRVVDPGEESPLDFAAGDEMTIEAWVNPASIKAGRFLYIIGKGRTNRKGVAADNQNYSLRLTGSEISFLFCTQPEKQGEKPTYHRWTSTGAGLSALSWHHIALTYQFSKKQSLQAYINGQPVKGKWDVGGDTSRPPVVDNDEVWIGSSMGGSVYSSFDGLLDELAVYRKVLSAKQIAAHFKYVAPEVKIDWTAVPSDRVQVEIHEGIPNKKSWQFRPPRLAETFTVPHFALIEIPNRYSEKGVKVDRPDPFLVRAMSNLVIPAGKKRILVRARNGSRLYIDEMLVAETGFHKITNSGHDKVYDVDLSLAPNIRPLHRGDQEKVIEFTGDGKPHRVRFEMIVGGSRHRPDFGETAVFIGDPGKDFQLLTPSDQVVMLTDADWTAFEQQYRYDLIAVNAERRRSVSNKEDQYWNWRHKLAKEEVLKQPQVKVPAAAKGLRANNAIDYFINQRLSKENAKQSAPLSDLAFLRRLSLDTTGTVPSPALVQEYLAQKPENRRSFAIERLLHDPAWADSWVGYWQDVLAENPNIVNPTLNNTGPFRWWIHESFYDNKPFDRFLTELVMMEGSKYFGGPAGFEMASQNDAPMAAKAHIIGQAFLGLNMKCARCHDAPFHDFKQRDLFSLAAMLKRSPQGVPKTSSIPGFDPKSNSMLVSVTLLPGENVTPEWTFEELVKPGKFPEDYLRSEKDTREKLAAIITSPQNERFANVLVNRVWNRYLGHGLVEPVDDWDGQEPSHPELLKYLSQQFVLHGYDMKQLARMIFESDLYQRQASTDRATVQALLDTTYNFSSPVLRRMEAEQIVDSLFAICGKPLDAGPMCIDIDGARHYHNSLDLGIPRRAWQFTSPSNERDRPSLALPFGQPFITLMKTFGWRDTRQHPVTVREYASTALQPAILANGLLGQRFTRLSDDSDFTELALQEQSLEALIQKTFMKTLTREPTTEELALFTDLLQSGYAERMNPGAEIVNRERLPRNLVSWSNHVSPRANEVKVELEVAVKKGDPPTQRLKDDWRNRYEDLLWSLLNSPEFLFLP; this is encoded by the coding sequence ATGAACTACCTGGCATACGTTAAGCGCTCTCTGTGCCTGTTGAGTCTCACGCTCGCTCTGCCCCTGGCGGCGAATCTGTCTTTTGCTGACAAGCAGAACGGTGGTACGTCTACCCCCAGCAGCTATCGGGAGCTGATTCTCGCGGATCAGCCGGCGCTCTACTGGGATTTCACAAAGCCTGCATCGGAAGGCGGTTATGTCAGTGTGACCGCTGACGACAAACAGTCAAAACCGTTATCGGCACTGGTTCGCGGGCAGGCCCCACAGGCTGCAGCCGGTCCCCGTCCTTCCGAGTTTCCATTGTTTGACAAACAGAACCAGTCTGCCCGATTCAAGGCGGGCGATGGTTTTCTGCGGGTCGTCGATCCGGGCGAAGAGAGTCCACTGGACTTTGCAGCCGGGGATGAGATGACGATCGAGGCCTGGGTGAATCCTGCGTCGATCAAAGCGGGCCGCTTTCTCTACATCATTGGTAAAGGGCGAACGAACCGCAAAGGGGTTGCTGCGGACAATCAGAACTATAGTCTGCGTCTAACGGGTTCGGAAATCAGTTTTCTGTTTTGCACTCAACCTGAAAAGCAGGGAGAGAAACCGACTTATCACCGTTGGACTTCCACCGGCGCAGGCCTCAGTGCTCTGAGCTGGCATCATATCGCGCTGACCTACCAGTTCAGCAAAAAACAGAGTCTGCAGGCTTACATCAATGGTCAGCCCGTGAAAGGGAAGTGGGATGTGGGCGGCGATACCAGTCGGCCCCCCGTGGTTGATAACGACGAAGTCTGGATCGGCTCTTCCATGGGCGGCTCTGTTTACAGTTCGTTTGATGGTCTGCTGGATGAACTGGCCGTCTATCGTAAAGTGCTTTCAGCCAAACAGATTGCAGCACACTTCAAATACGTCGCGCCGGAAGTAAAGATCGACTGGACCGCGGTTCCCAGTGATCGCGTGCAGGTCGAGATTCACGAAGGCATCCCCAATAAGAAGTCCTGGCAGTTTCGTCCGCCCCGGCTCGCGGAAACTTTCACGGTGCCTCACTTCGCATTGATTGAGATTCCCAACCGCTATTCGGAAAAGGGCGTGAAAGTCGATCGTCCCGATCCCTTCCTGGTTCGCGCGATGTCCAACCTGGTGATTCCCGCGGGGAAGAAGCGGATCCTGGTGCGGGCCCGCAATGGATCGCGATTGTATATTGACGAGATGCTGGTCGCAGAAACGGGCTTTCATAAGATTACCAATAGTGGCCACGACAAAGTTTATGATGTCGACCTGAGCCTGGCCCCGAACATTCGGCCGCTGCACCGGGGCGATCAGGAGAAGGTGATTGAATTCACAGGAGACGGTAAGCCACACCGCGTGCGGTTTGAAATGATTGTCGGCGGTTCGCGTCATCGGCCCGACTTTGGTGAGACGGCGGTCTTCATCGGCGATCCTGGAAAAGACTTCCAACTGCTGACTCCTTCCGATCAGGTGGTGATGTTGACCGATGCAGACTGGACTGCGTTCGAACAACAGTATCGGTATGACCTTATCGCCGTGAATGCAGAGCGTCGCCGAAGCGTTTCAAACAAAGAGGACCAGTACTGGAACTGGCGACACAAGCTGGCGAAAGAGGAAGTACTCAAACAGCCTCAGGTCAAAGTCCCAGCGGCAGCGAAGGGTCTGCGGGCCAACAATGCCATCGACTACTTCATAAACCAGCGACTGTCGAAAGAAAATGCAAAACAGTCTGCACCGCTGAGCGATCTGGCTTTTCTGAGACGACTGTCACTGGATACGACGGGGACTGTTCCCTCACCTGCACTGGTGCAAGAGTACCTGGCTCAGAAGCCGGAGAATCGTCGTAGTTTCGCGATCGAGCGGCTGCTCCACGATCCCGCCTGGGCAGACAGCTGGGTTGGATACTGGCAGGATGTGCTGGCAGAAAACCCGAACATTGTTAACCCGACATTGAACAACACCGGACCATTTCGCTGGTGGATTCATGAATCCTTCTATGACAATAAACCATTCGACCGTTTCCTGACCGAACTGGTGATGATGGAAGGCAGCAAATACTTTGGTGGTCCTGCGGGGTTTGAGATGGCATCGCAGAACGATGCCCCCATGGCGGCTAAGGCGCATATTATCGGCCAGGCCTTCCTCGGCTTGAACATGAAGTGTGCCCGCTGTCACGATGCCCCGTTCCACGACTTCAAACAACGGGATCTATTCAGCCTGGCAGCGATGCTCAAGCGGTCTCCACAGGGTGTGCCTAAGACCAGCTCGATTCCTGGCTTCGATCCCAAGTCGAACTCGATGCTCGTTTCAGTGACTCTGTTACCAGGCGAGAACGTAACTCCGGAATGGACGTTTGAAGAACTGGTCAAGCCGGGCAAGTTCCCGGAGGACTATCTGAGATCCGAGAAAGATACCCGCGAGAAACTGGCGGCGATTATTACGTCTCCTCAGAACGAGCGGTTTGCCAACGTGCTTGTCAACCGGGTCTGGAATCGCTACCTGGGCCATGGTCTGGTAGAGCCGGTCGATGACTGGGATGGCCAGGAGCCGTCGCATCCTGAGCTGTTGAAGTACCTGTCACAACAGTTCGTGTTACACGGTTATGACATGAAGCAGCTGGCCCGGATGATTTTCGAATCGGACCTCTATCAGCGACAGGCTTCGACAGATCGCGCCACGGTTCAGGCACTCTTGGATACAACTTACAATTTCTCATCGCCGGTATTGCGGCGGATGGAAGCAGAACAGATTGTGGATTCGTTGTTCGCGATTTGTGGTAAGCCTCTGGACGCCGGTCCGATGTGTATCGACATCGACGGGGCGCGTCACTATCACAACTCGCTTGACCTGGGCATCCCGCGACGGGCCTGGCAGTTTACGTCTCCCTCGAATGAGCGCGACCGGCCCAGCCTGGCACTCCCCTTCGGTCAGCCTTTCATCACGCTGATGAAAACATTTGGCTGGCGGGACACGCGTCAGCATCCGGTTACCGTCCGCGAATATGCTTCGACGGCGCTGCAACCGGCCATCCTGGCGAATGGTTTGCTGGGGCAGCGGTTCACGCGTCTGTCGGATGACAGTGACTTTACGGAACTGGCGCTGCAGGAGCAGTCGCTGGAAGCTTTGATTCAGAAAACATTCATGAAAACTCTCACGCGAGAACCGACGACGGAAGAGCTCGCGCTCTTCACGGATCTGCTACAGTCCGGATATGCAGAGCGGATGAACCCGGGGGCTGAGATCGTCAACCGTGAGCGTCTGCCGCGCAATCTGGTGAGCTGGTCGAATCACGTCAGCCCGCGGGCCAATGAAGTCAAGGTCGAGCTGGAGGTTGCCGTCAAGAAAGGTGATCCGCCGACACAGCGACTGAAGGACGACTGGCGGAACCGTTACGAGGATCTGCTCTGGTCACTGCTGAATTCGCCTGAGTTTCTGTTTCTGCCCTGA
- a CDS encoding DUF1553 domain-containing protein, with translation MNHLAYIKRSLCLLSLSLVLPLFASPAHAEKEKPAKAKPTSYREMILSNQPTLYWNFEASLPEGYPSVAADKKQPLKALVHGQSPKSAAGPRPSEFPLFDNKNNAAQFKAGAGYLRVVDPGEKSPLDFTAGDSITVEAWINLNSTDAGRHYYIIGKGRTNRKGVARDNQNYALRVTGSEISFLFRGKPDKKDVKPDYHRWTSTGAGISAHNWHHVAVTYTFGKKKSLNAYVDGQSVKGKWDMGGDTTYAPVVDNDEVWIGSSMGGSARSSFDGLMDELAVYRKVLPAKEITAHFKYVTPKPTIDWTSVPSDRVQVDIYEGIPNKKSWQFRPPRLAETFTQPHFTLIEIPNRYSEKGVKVDRPDPFLVRAMCNLTLPKGKKRILVRARNGSRLYIDDKLVAETAFHNISGSAHGTVFDVDLSLAPNIRPLHRGDHEKVIEYTGDGKPHRVRFEMIVGGSRHRPDFGETAVFIGDPGKDFQLLTPSDKVVMLTDEDWLPFARQYRYDQIAINAERRQAASKKEAEYWDWRHKLAKEEVLKQPQVKVPAAAKGLRANNAIDHFINQRLSKENAKQSAPLSDLAFLRRLSLDTTGTIPAPELVKEYLAQKPENRRSFAIERLLNDPAWADNWVGYWQDVLAENPNIVNPTLNNTGPFRWWIHESFYDNKPFDRFLTELVMMEGSKYFGGPAGFEMASQNDAPMAAKAHIIGQAFLGLNMKCARCHDAPFHDFKQRDLFSLAAMLKRSPQGVPKTSSIPGFDPKSNSMLVSVTLLPGENVTPEWTFEELVKPGKFPANYLRSEKDTREKLAAIITSPQNDRFANVLVNRVWKRYLGHGLVEPVDDWDGQDPSHPELLKYLSQQFVLNGYDMKQLARMIFESDLYQREASTDLTTVQGLFDTTYNFSSPVLRRMEAEQIVDSLFAVCGKPLDAGRMCIDIDGSRDYHSSLDLGTPRRAWQFTSPSNERDRPSLALPFGQPFITLMKTFGWRDTRQSPQTVREYASTALQPAILANGVLGQRFTRLSDDSSFTELALQEQSLETLINETVMKTLTRKPTAEELKLFTELLQPGYAERVNSSAEIVSRERLPRNLVGWSNHLSPRANEIKVELEAAVKKGDPPTQRLNDDWRNRYEDMLWSLLNSPEFIFVP, from the coding sequence ATGAACCACCTGGCATACATTAAGCGTTCCCTGTGCCTGCTGAGTCTTTCGCTCGTCCTGCCTCTGTTTGCGAGCCCCGCTCACGCTGAAAAAGAAAAACCAGCCAAAGCCAAGCCGACCAGTTACCGGGAAATGATTCTGTCGAATCAGCCGACCCTCTATTGGAACTTTGAAGCCTCCCTACCGGAAGGTTATCCCAGTGTCGCGGCTGATAAAAAGCAGCCCTTGAAGGCCCTGGTCCATGGTCAGTCTCCCAAGTCGGCTGCCGGCCCTCGTCCTTCTGAGTTTCCACTGTTTGACAACAAAAACAACGCCGCTCAGTTTAAAGCTGGCGCTGGTTACCTGCGGGTTGTAGACCCGGGGGAAAAGAGTCCGCTGGATTTCACTGCTGGCGACTCCATCACCGTGGAAGCCTGGATCAATCTGAATTCAACAGACGCTGGTCGTCACTACTATATCATTGGTAAAGGTCGCACCAACCGCAAAGGAGTTGCCCGGGACAATCAGAACTATGCACTGCGGGTGACCGGTTCGGAGATCAGCTTCCTGTTCCGTGGCAAGCCCGACAAAAAGGATGTGAAGCCCGACTATCATCGCTGGACTTCCACCGGTGCGGGGATCAGCGCTCACAACTGGCATCATGTCGCAGTGACTTACACTTTCGGCAAAAAGAAAAGTCTGAACGCGTATGTCGACGGTCAGTCGGTCAAAGGTAAATGGGACATGGGCGGCGATACCACCTACGCTCCCGTCGTCGACAATGACGAAGTCTGGATCGGTTCCTCCATGGGAGGTTCGGCCCGCAGTTCGTTTGATGGTTTGATGGACGAGCTGGCCGTGTATCGCAAGGTGCTGCCCGCGAAAGAAATTACCGCACACTTTAAATATGTCACTCCCAAGCCGACCATCGACTGGACTTCAGTTCCCAGCGATCGCGTGCAGGTCGATATTTACGAAGGGATTCCGAACAAGAAGTCCTGGCAGTTCCGTCCGCCTCGTCTCGCGGAGACCTTCACTCAGCCTCACTTCACCCTGATTGAAATTCCCAACCGGTATTCGGAAAAGGGTGTGAAAGTTGATCGTCCTGATCCTTTCCTGGTACGGGCGATGTGCAACCTGACGCTGCCTAAAGGGAAGAAACGAATCCTGGTACGGGCCCGTAATGGATCGCGGTTGTATATTGATGACAAGCTGGTTGCTGAGACCGCTTTTCATAATATTTCCGGCAGTGCTCACGGTACTGTCTTTGATGTTGATCTGAGTCTGGCCCCGAATATTCGTCCGCTGCACCGTGGGGATCATGAAAAAGTGATCGAGTACACGGGAGACGGCAAGCCGCATCGCGTGCGGTTCGAAATGATTGTGGGTGGTTCGCGTCATCGTCCGGACTTCGGTGAAACGGCTGTCTTCATCGGCGATCCCGGTAAAGACTTCCAGCTGCTGACTCCCTCTGACAAAGTTGTCATGCTGACCGATGAGGACTGGCTGCCGTTCGCACGTCAGTACCGTTACGATCAGATTGCCATCAACGCAGAGCGTCGTCAGGCGGCCTCGAAAAAAGAAGCCGAGTACTGGGACTGGCGGCACAAGCTGGCGAAAGAGGAAGTACTCAAGCAGCCTCAGGTCAAAGTGCCTGCAGCAGCGAAAGGTCTGCGGGCCAACAACGCCATCGATCACTTCATTAACCAGCGTCTGTCCAAGGAAAATGCCAAGCAGTCTGCACCGCTGAGCGATCTGGCTTTCCTGCGTCGGCTGTCACTCGATACAACGGGGACAATTCCTGCGCCCGAACTGGTGAAAGAGTACCTGGCACAGAAGCCGGAGAATCGTCGCAGTTTCGCGATCGAGCGACTGCTCAACGATCCCGCCTGGGCTGATAACTGGGTCGGATACTGGCAGGATGTGCTGGCAGAAAATCCGAATATCGTTAACCCGACATTGAACAATACGGGACCATTCCGCTGGTGGATTCACGAATCCTTCTATGATAACAAGCCCTTTGATCGTTTCCTGACCGAACTGGTAATGATGGAAGGCAGTAAATACTTCGGCGGTCCTGCGGGCTTTGAAATGGCTTCGCAGAACGATGCCCCCATGGCGGCCAAAGCGCACATTATCGGTCAGGCCTTTCTCGGCTTGAACATGAAGTGTGCCCGCTGTCACGATGCCCCGTTCCATGATTTCAAACAACGGGATCTGTTCAGCCTGGCGGCCATGCTCAAGCGGTCTCCGCAGGGTGTGCCTAAGACCAGTTCGATTCCCGGGTTCGATCCCAAGTCGAACTCGATGCTCGTTTCGGTGACTCTGCTGCCGGGCGAGAACGTGACGCCGGAATGGACGTTTGAAGAACTGGTCAAGCCCGGTAAATTCCCCGCGAATTATCTGCGCTCCGAAAAAGATACGCGTGAAAAACTGGCGGCGATTATCACGTCTCCTCAGAACGATCGGTTCGCCAATGTGCTTGTGAACCGAGTCTGGAAGCGTTACCTGGGCCACGGTCTGGTGGAACCCGTCGATGACTGGGACGGTCAGGATCCTTCGCATCCTGAGCTACTGAAATACCTGTCCCAGCAGTTTGTGCTGAACGGTTACGACATGAAGCAGCTGGCGCGGATGATTTTCGAATCGGACCTCTACCAGCGCGAAGCGTCGACTGATCTGACCACCGTACAGGGGCTGTTTGATACCACTTACAACTTCTCATCGCCGGTACTGCGACGGATGGAAGCAGAACAGATTGTAGACTCATTGTTCGCGGTCTGTGGTAAGCCACTGGACGCCGGCCGGATGTGTATCGATATCGACGGTTCCCGCGATTACCACAGTTCGCTCGACCTGGGTACGCCGCGTCGGGCCTGGCAGTTTACGTCTCCCTCAAACGAGCGTGACCGGCCCAGCCTGGCACTGCCTTTCGGTCAGCCTTTCATCACGTTGATGAAAACGTTTGGCTGGCGGGATACGCGACAGAGTCCTCAGACGGTTCGCGAATATGCCTCCACAGCTCTGCAGCCGGCGATCCTGGCGAACGGCGTACTGGGGCAGCGGTTTACGCGTCTGTCGGATGACAGTTCCTTCACGGAACTGGCGCTGCAGGAGCAGTCGCTGGAAACTCTGATCAACGAAACGGTAATGAAAACACTCACACGCAAGCCGACGGCCGAAGAGCTCAAACTGTTCACGGAGCTGTTGCAACCCGGTTATGCAGAGCGGGTGAATTCCAGTGCCGAAATCGTGAGCCGCGAACGTCTGCCACGTAACCTGGTAGGCTGGTCGAACCATCTGAGCCCGCGGGCGAATGAAATCAAGGTGGAGCTGGAGGCCGCGGTGAAGAAAGGTGATCCGCCAACGCAGCGTCTGAATGACGACTGGCGGAACCGTTACGAAGATATGCTCTGGTCGTTGTTGAATTCGCCCGAATTTATCTTTGTCCCTTAA
- a CDS encoding DUF1501 domain-containing protein: MNEFQSTRRDFLRQASATGLAASALGTSWQQLLASEKHGTKPHGSKKLAMPVGKAEHCIMIWLGGGSCHIDTWDPKRKGDPKAKKAGSYYDPIPTAIKGTEVCEHLSKCAPILDRFNIVRSVHHEVIDEHAAATNRMHTGRPTTGTITYPSVGSVVAHQRGAVSDIAPAYVLIGYPNVTRGPGFLGSKAGYVYLTDTNAGPSGFTRSSRVNQSRQDRRERLLTKMRADYRQKSIGGQTIQDYDQSVAEALRLSGPEFMKVFQLDNEKSDLRNSYGGEFGQRCLLSRRLIQSGVRFIEVSHNLNFVNGTGWDTHNDGQLNQHLLIKELDSALSALVLDLEQHKLLDKTLIVVASEFGRPARFDSGGGRGHQSKAFSVVLAGGGLKNGMTIGETNELGEEIVSRPVSVPDLHATIYASLGIDPSEELYAGDRPVPITDMGDPVRELFG, translated from the coding sequence ATGAACGAATTTCAGTCAACACGTCGCGATTTCTTAAGACAGGCTTCCGCCACCGGTCTGGCGGCTTCCGCTCTGGGAACTTCCTGGCAGCAGTTACTGGCCTCGGAAAAACATGGTACGAAACCGCACGGTTCCAAAAAACTGGCGATGCCCGTCGGTAAAGCGGAACACTGCATCATGATCTGGCTGGGCGGTGGTTCCTGCCATATCGATACCTGGGATCCCAAACGCAAAGGCGATCCGAAGGCCAAGAAAGCGGGTTCCTATTACGACCCGATTCCGACCGCCATCAAAGGGACCGAGGTCTGTGAGCATCTTTCCAAGTGTGCTCCCATTCTGGACCGGTTCAACATTGTCCGCAGTGTGCACCATGAAGTGATCGACGAGCACGCTGCTGCCACCAACCGGATGCACACGGGGCGTCCCACAACCGGAACGATTACCTATCCGTCTGTCGGGTCTGTCGTCGCTCATCAGCGCGGAGCCGTCAGTGATATCGCTCCCGCTTATGTGCTCATCGGTTATCCTAACGTGACCCGTGGCCCCGGCTTCCTGGGCAGCAAGGCCGGTTATGTCTATCTGACTGACACAAACGCCGGCCCCAGCGGTTTCACCCGTTCTTCACGTGTGAACCAGAGTCGTCAGGATCGTCGTGAACGGCTCCTGACTAAGATGCGAGCCGATTACCGTCAGAAGAGCATTGGCGGACAGACGATTCAGGACTACGATCAATCTGTGGCAGAAGCACTTCGCCTGTCCGGTCCTGAATTCATGAAGGTCTTCCAGCTGGACAACGAAAAGAGCGACCTGCGGAATTCGTACGGCGGCGAATTCGGTCAGCGGTGTCTGCTCTCGCGTCGTCTGATTCAGTCCGGCGTGCGTTTCATCGAAGTCTCTCACAACCTCAACTTTGTGAATGGGACCGGCTGGGATACACACAATGACGGGCAGCTGAATCAGCATCTGCTGATCAAGGAACTCGATTCCGCACTGTCAGCTTTGGTGCTGGACCTCGAACAGCACAAGCTGCTCGACAAAACACTGATTGTCGTGGCTTCCGAGTTCGGTCGTCCGGCCCGCTTCGATTCGGGCGGAGGACGCGGTCACCAGTCGAAAGCTTTCAGTGTTGTGCTGGCCGGCGGTGGTCTGAAGAACGGGATGACCATTGGCGAAACCAACGAACTGGGCGAAGAAATCGTTTCCCGCCCTGTCTCCGTACCCGATCTGCACGCGACAATTTACGCCAGCCTGGGCATTGATCCTTCTGAAGAACTCTACGCAGGCGACCGTCCGGTGCCGATCACCGACATGGGCGATCCTGTACGCGAGCTGTTCGGTTAA